A window of Otariodibacter oris genomic DNA:
ATTTTATAAATAGTGGAGTTTTTTATAGCATTAGAAAATGTTAAAAAATTATAGGAATTTCACCGCTTGTTCCGCTAATTCTCTAGACAGCCCATCAATATGTAGTACATCATCAATTTCTTTCACTTCAATCGGTGCAATATGTTCTATTACTGATCGATTAATTTCGGCAATATCAGTGAATCGAATTAAATTCTTTAAAAATGCATCAACCGCTACTTCATTAGCCGCATTCATTGCCGTTGTTGCGTATTGTCCTTCAGCAAAGGCTTCTATCGCTAATTTTAAATTTGGATAACGAGCGAAATCGGGTTCGATAAAGGTTAATTCAGATAATTTAAAGAAATCTAAAGGCTCAACACCTGATTGAATACGATTCGGATATGCCATTGTATGTGCAATCGGTGTACGCATATCAGGATTTCCCATTTGAGCAATCACACTGCCATCAACATATCTCACCATAGAATGAATAATAGATTGAGGATGAATAATAATTTCCATTTCTTCCGCCGTCGCATTAAATAGCCAACGAGCCTCAATATATTCCAATCCTTTATTCATCATTGTTGCAGAATCAACTGAAATTTTTTGTCCCATGGACCAATTCGGATGAGCCACTGCTTGAGCAGGCGTAATTGCATCAAATTCAGTTAATGGTTTGGTTCTAAATGGTCCACCAGAACCAGTTAACACAATTTTACTAATGCCTAATTCTGATAATGGGCAGAATCCAATTTGTTTTTGTGCTTCAGGTGGCAAAGACTGAAAAATCGCATTATGTTCACTGTCTACTGGTAGTAATTTCGCCCCTGATTTTCTTGCTTCATCAATAAAAATTTGCCCACAAGTAACTAAAGATTCTTTATTGGCTAATAAAACCTGTTTACCTGCTTGCACCGCAGATAATGTAGGCAACAACCCAGCAGCGCCTACAATCGCAGCCATCACCATATCAACGTGTCTATCGGCAGCTAATTCACAAATTGCTTTTTGTCCTGATACAACTTCTGTCTTTACATTCAGATTTTTAAGGTTTTCAGCTAACTGTTTTGCTTTGATTTCATCATCTAAGGCGGCAAAATCGGGTTGGTATTTTTGACATTGTTCTGTCATCAATTCAACATTCTGTCCACCCACTAAAGCAAAAATATGATATTTATCAGGATTATGCTCAACAACAGACAAGGTACTTTTTCCAATAGAACCCGTTGATCCCAAAATTACTAAATTTTTCATTTTCTATCCTTTATTTTTGCTAATTTGATAAACGTTTAGCCTCAATCACATCTTCCAATTGTGTAATTCTTGCCAATAATTTCGTTAAGAATTGAATATTATTTAATTCTATTTCAATATCCATAGTTGTGATATTTTTCTTGGTATCTGTACGGCT
This region includes:
- the ispC gene encoding 1-deoxy-D-xylulose-5-phosphate reductoisomerase translates to MKNLVILGSTGSIGKSTLSVVEHNPDKYHIFALVGGQNVELMTEQCQKYQPDFAALDDEIKAKQLAENLKNLNVKTEVVSGQKAICELAADRHVDMVMAAIVGAAGLLPTLSAVQAGKQVLLANKESLVTCGQIFIDEARKSGAKLLPVDSEHNAIFQSLPPEAQKQIGFCPLSELGISKIVLTGSGGPFRTKPLTEFDAITPAQAVAHPNWSMGQKISVDSATMMNKGLEYIEARWLFNATAEEMEIIIHPQSIIHSMVRYVDGSVIAQMGNPDMRTPIAHTMAYPNRIQSGVEPLDFFKLSELTFIEPDFARYPNLKLAIEAFAEGQYATTAMNAANEVAVDAFLKNLIRFTDIAEINRSVIEHIAPIEVKEIDDVLHIDGLSRELAEQAVKFL